A stretch of DNA from Desulfosarcina ovata subsp. ovata:
ATGGCCAGACAGGCAAAAACCAGGCATGTGCGTGCCCGACTATCCGCAAAGGAAAAACAACGCATCGCCTGGGAGAAATCCCGCGAGAAGCGAAATAAAATGCTTCGGCAATACACCGGTAACGGCATTGCGGAGATGGCCGTGCATGATATGGGCGGCGGCGCACTATATGTCTGGGTAAAAAACATCAGCCAGCAGATTATTACCACCCATCCCGACCATTTCACGCTGATTGACCGGTCGGGCCAGCGGATCCCCTGCCACAGCAGCGAAACCCTGGACAGTGTGCTGGAACCGGGAAGTATCTCCCATGGCAAAATCGAATACGATCAAAAGCGGGTACCCAAGACACTGATTTTCGAAAACGGCGAGTCGGGACGCGTCGCCAAATCATTTGACGGATGATTCGTTTTTTACCGAGCACATACAAAGCGACCGGTTGATGGATCAACCGAACGCTTTTTTATTTCATCAATCCCGGCAGGAAAAGCGCAATCTGGGGGAAGGGGATCATGATCCCCACACCAAGGATCAGGGCCACCAGCATGGGGATAACGCCTTTAAAAATGGTTTCCAGGGGGACTGTGCGCGCCACCCCGCTGACCACGTATACATTGACGCCGACCGGCGGGGTAATGACACCGATCTGAGTGACCAGAACAATAATTACGCCAAACCACATGGGATCGAATCCCATGGAAACGATCACCGGATAGAAAATAGGAACGGTCAGCATGATAAGGGCCAGGGAATCGATAAAGCACCCGCCCAGCAGGTAGACGACAATGATCAAAGCCATCACGACAGAGGCGGGCAGGTTGAAACCGGTAACCCAGTTGGCCACGTCGAAAGGGATTCGCGTAATGGCCAGAAAATGGCCGAAGATTGTGGCACCGGCCACAATGACCAGCACCATGCATGAGATCCGTGTGGTTTCGGAAAGGGCCTGGATAAGCCCCCGAAAGGTAATGTTGCGCCTGACAGCGGCGATGATAAGGGTACCCATGGCACCGATGGCACCGGCTTCGGTCGGCGTAAAAATCCCGAAAAAAAGTCCGCCCATGACCATGGCGAAGAGCAGCAGGGTTTCCAGGAGTCCGGAAAGGGAGGCCATTTTCTCTTTGAGGGTGGTCCGGGGGCCCCTGGGGGCCAGTTCCGGTTTCAGGCTGGACCAGATCACCACCGCCAGAACAAACAGCACCGTCAGCAGGATCCCCGGAACAATACCGGCCATGAACAGCTCCCCGATGGATTGTTCGGTCATGATCCCATAAATAATGAACACCACGCTGGGCGGAATGAGGATGCCCAGGCTGCCACCGGCCGCCACCACACCCGTGGCCAGGCTGTCGTGGTAGTGATATTTTTTCATTTCCGGCAGGGTTACCGCCGCCATGGTTGCCGCCGTGGCATTGGTGGAACCGCAGATGGCCGAAAAACCGGTGCAGGCACCCAGAGTGGCAACGGCCATCCCACCGGGCCAATGACCGATGAAGGTGTAAGCCACCTTGAACAGCCGGCTGCTGATCCCGGAATGGAAGGCGATTTGGCCCATGAGGATAAAAAGCGGAATCACCGTCAGGTTGTAGGATCCGAAAACATCGAGCAGGTCCTTGGCCGCGAGACTGAGCGCCGCGTCAGCGGATACCAGATAACCAAAACCGCTGACGCCCAGAAGGGCCATCAGAAAACCGACGGGCATTTTTGTGAAAATCAGGACGAACAACAAAACGAGGCCGGCAATGCCGGCCATGGTGGGGCTCATCATGCGCTCCTTTTGTGGGTCACAGCGGGGCTGCCAACAAGCAGGGCGGGGCTGCGGTTAGGTGCACTCAGGATTCCTTGCCGTAACAGGATTTATCGCTTTAAGGGACCAGACCGCACAATTCACGTAAAGGACGATCGCCAGCATGGCACATCCCGCGGCGATCCCATAAACAAACGGATGAACCGGCATCTGCAGGGTCATGGAGACTTCCCCGCTGGCCTTCAGGTCCCGGGCGAAAAGGATGCATTGGCGGCAGATCACCGAAAAAAGCAGGGCGCAGATACCGGCGTTGAGGGCTTCAACCGCATAACGTAGTCTGCGGGAGAGCCGTTGGACGAGAAAATCAACCGCGATATGCCCCTGATCCACAGAAGTCCGCGCCAGGGAGAAGGAGATAAAAATCGCCCCCAGCATGCCCACCACTTCGTAGGCCCCCGGAATGGGGTGACGGAAAAGGCGCAACAGCACATCCAGACAGGTCAGTGTCATCATCGCCACCACGGCGATCATGGCGATGCCATTGAAAAAAGCGGCCAGCCGTTCTACCACCTGTTCAATCCGGTTCACGAAACCATCCTTCACCGATTTTTTCCTCGATATCAGTTCTGACCCCCGACCGCCTTTGTCAGCATCTCGACATACATGCGACCATCCAGGCCTTTGTCCGTTGCAGCAACGATGTAATCATCGATAATGGGGCGTACTTTTTCTTTCCAGGCATGGCTCTCTTCCTTGCTTAGGGGCAGGACCGCGTTGCCCAGGCTGACCGAATAATCACGGCCTTCCTGATCATTCTGGTCCCAGCGTTTTCCATGCACATCGATCCATTTCCGGCTGGTAGTGTCGAAAATATTCTGAATTTCCGGATCCAGGGAATCCCATTTGGATCGGTTCATGACGACAAACATGGCGGTGGTATAGCCCACGTTATGGCAGTCGGTGGTATACTTGATCACTTCGGCCTGGCGCCAGCCCTTGAGAACCTCGATGGGGCCGAATGTTCCTTCAACCACGCCTTTCTGAAGGGATTCATAGGTGGCGCCCTGGGGCATGGCCACGGGAACGCCGCCAAGGGCTTCAACGACTTTCGCGCTGAGGCCTGTGGAGCGAATTTTCAAACTGGACAGATCGGCCAGGGTGCTGACCGGCTTGCGGGTATGCAGCAAGCCGGGACCGTGGGCGTGAAGATAAAGGACCTTGACGTCATCCATTTCGTTTGGTTTGAACTGGTTGTAAAACGTATTGGCCACACGTGTGGCGGTCATGCCGTCTGGATATCCCAACGGCAGGTCCAGCGCTTCCATTACCAGGAATCGTCCGCGGGTATAGGCGAAACAGGACATGCCGATATCGGAAATCCCCTTGACCACACCATCATAACATTGATTGGCCTTGGTGAGCGTGCCTCCCGGAAAAACGGTGATTTTGACCTTACCGCCGGTAAGGCGTTCGATCTCTTCGGCCCACGCCATTCCAGCCAGACATTGACCATGGGTAGACGGAAAGAAAATACTGTACGTCAAATGGATCGATTTTGCCGCATTGGCAGCCGAAAGCATGCCGAGGGAGGCAAGGAAAGACAACATCAGGCTCAGGACGAACAGGCGAAAGGGATTCATGGATGCTCCTTTTGGGCTACTGTTGAACTGCAAATTCAGGTGCCAACTTGGAATCAACGATGCACTGATAACTGATTATATAGCATTCAAGATAATGTTTTTGGGCTGCGTTATCGGTCGTCGCAGTATTACAATACGACTTCCTCCCTCTGGCCTTGCCAAAAACATTATCTTAAATACTATAGAGAAAAACCGGATCGGCAAAACCATCCGGATTTTGTTGATCGCAAAACGTTCGCAACTTGATATAAAATGGTACTTGCTGTCAACTGTTTTTGCTGGCAAAGTAAAAGCTTCGTTGATACCGACTATTGTCAATGACGTCCCCTTTGCTTTATAGACAGACTTTAAGATAATGTTTTTGGACTGCGTTATCGGTCGTCGCAGTATTACCATACGGCTTCCTCCCTCTGGCCTTGCCAAAAATATTATCTTAAAGTCTATAGCATTCAAGATAATGCTTGAGTTGCCGAAAAAGCAGTGAACGCCACACCGCCCGGTTACCCGTTGGAACCTCATATTGGATTTTGGTCCTTTGCACAACGAAAAGGAAACGCATGTCACCAGCCGATCTGGACGAATTCAAAACCATCAGCCGACGTGTCAGTCTCAATATCCCGCAAAATTGCCCCTGGCGCTGGGACAAAGAGTTCAATCTGGCCTTGACCGTTATTGACAGCAAAGATGAAATCATGGTCGAATTGCCCTTGGCGTTGGAGTTTGCCAATAAGTGGGATTTTTCCACCATTTATGAGGCCGAGGCGCCCCTTCGCGATTTTTTCCAGGCCGGTTTCGGTATCATTCCAGGACAAAAAGTGTTCACCACCGATCCGATCGACGGGATAGTTCTCTATGTGGCGTGGTGGCCATGGGGTGACGAAGAGAGGATTTCGCTACGATTGGGACTGATGTCAATATCGGGCAATAAACTGGATCATACCGAGATGAAAAAACGGGTCTGCCACTGGCTTGGGCTTGAACAATAGGCGCTCCGGCCCGTGGCGTGACCTGTGACCGCCGCCCAACTTCAGAGGCCGTGTTTTCTGATCTTGTTACGCAGGGCGGTGTGGGAGATTCCCAGCCGGATCGCAGCTTGACGAATACTTTTTGCCGAAGCCAGGGCGTTTTTGATGATCCGTCGTTCCAGGTCCGCCAGCTGACGGGACAGATGGCCGCTGCCGACAGAGGATGCCATACCATCGACGGTAGCGGCCGGATGCACCGCCAACTCAAATCCGAAAAGAATCGATTCCGTACCGATCACCGACTGGTCGCACAAAATGGCGGCCCGTTCGATCACGTTTTTCAGTTCTCTGACATTGCCCGGCCAGTGGTGATGGACCAGTTTCTGTATCGCATCTTCAGATAGTCGCTGGAGGGCGCCGCCCAGTTTGCAGTTGATTTGAAAGAGAAAGTGTTCGGCCAGAATCGGAATATCGTCAGGCCGGTTTTTCAGTGGCGGCAAATGGATGGGCAAAACGTTGATGCGATAGTAAAGATCCTGCCGGAATGCCCCCTTTTCCACCAGTTGCTCAAGGTTGCGGTTGGTGGCGGTGATGATGCGAGCATCGACATCGATCTGGTTTGTCCCCCCGATCCGGCGGATCTGCTTTTCCTGAATGGCACGCAGGATTTTGGCTTGCGGGCCTGGCGGAAGTTCACCGATCTCATCGAGAAACAGGGTGCCGCCGCTGGCCTGTTCGAACAGACCGGTTCGGCCGTTTTTTTCCGCACCGGTAAAGGCACCGCTTTCATAACCGAACAACTCGCTTTCCAGCAGTGTGTCGGGAATGGCCGCGCAGTTGACGGGGATAAAAGGGCCGCTACGCATGCTTTCGGTATGGATTGCCCGGGCGAACAGTTCCTTGCCGGTACCACTTTCGCCACGGATGGATACGATGGAATCGGTGGAAGCGATTTTCCGGGCAAAGGCGATGACCTGCTTGACCGAAACGGTGTTGCCCACGAAGGCGTCAAAGGATATCTTTTCCGGTTGGACGACCTCTTCCACCATGGCCTTGATCGCTTTGAGGTCTTTCATGATTTCCACCGCACCAATAATTCGGCCGCTGGAATCGACGATCGGGCGGGCACTGGTGAAAAATTCGAATTTCCCTTTATCTGTGGAGACGCTTCGCCTGAGGCGGGTATACGGTTTTCCGTCCAGGCATTGCAGCAGTGCCGTTTCTGTACCCACCGCGGCATCGAATCGCCGGCCGATCAAATCTTTGTCTCCACAGTTTAATATGGTGCGGGCCAATTGATTGATGGTGGTGATTCTGCCGTGCTCGTCAATGGAAACGATGCCGTCACTGATGTTGTCCAGTACCGTATGGAAAGTGTTCTGGCGGTTTTCGTTGGGCAGGGTCTGAATGGCTCGAATGGATTGCAGACCGTCCAGACCGGAAAGGGTTTCCAGGATATCCTGACTGGAGATGGCACAAGAACCCGGATCCACCTCCAGGTAAATATCGGCCAGCTCGTTTTTCCGTTCCACCTCCATGGAAACGATGTTCATCGCTCGATCGGCGAGACGACTGGAGATATCGGCCACGACACCGACACGATCCTGAAAAAGCAGATTCAGTTTGCAAGACGGATTCAAAAGGAAATCTCCGCAAAAGAACAAGGGGGTAACGAATTGGGAAACTATAAAAATTCCATCCTGGATTGACAAGCGGCAAATGGTGCACACTGATTATATTTGAAATGTGCCGCTTGCCACCTGTTTTTTTGCCGAATAGTTTTACCACATCATGGTGGTGCAAACCTGAAGAATGGGAAAACAACGATGCATCGTCTTTTTATTTTGTGTGCCCTGACCCTGATCGGGTTGCCTTTTTTATCCGCCGGCGTGGCGGCACAGGAGGAATCGGAGCCACTGCTGAGTGCGCTGTTACTGGAAACGCCGGTCATGCTTTGCGGCGAACCGGTTCCGGTGGAGGACCCGCAGGTGGTCGAGCGCTACGAAAAAGAGAAGCTCCTTTCGGTGGGGGACCGCGCTCAGGTGATCCTTTGGCTGAAACGCACCGGGCGGTACTTCCCCCACATCGAGACGGTTCTCAAAGAAAAAGGACTTCCCGATGACATCAAGTATCTGGCCATTGTGGAAAGTGCCCTGCGGGTGCATGCCGGGTCGAGCAAAGGGGCCATGGGCGTCTGGCAGTTGATGCCACAGACCGCCAGGAAATACGGATTGACGGTCAATTCGCGGTTCGATGAGCGCAGAAATTTCTACCGGAGCACGGAGGCGGCCCTGGACTACCTGAAGGCGCTTTACGAACGGTTTGGCTCCTGGAGTCTCTCCCTGGCGGCTTACAACATGGGGGAGGAAGGGTTGGAGGCCCAGATTCTGGAGCAGGGTACGAGTGACTATTACCGGCTCTACCTGCCGTTGGAAACCCAGCGTTTTGTGTTTCGTCTCCTGGCCATCAAACATATCGTCGAGGCGCCGGAAAAATACGGTTTTCACCTGTCGGCAAACGATTATTACCCGCCGGAGATTTTTTCGGTGGTAACGGTGCAGGCCATGGGGGATCTGCCCGTACGTCTTATCGCCAAGGCCGCCCAAACGGATTTTAAAACCATCAAAGACCTGAATCCGGAGTTGAGGGGATATTATCTGGCCGCCGGGACACGCCGGTTTCATGTTCCCGAAAACGGGAAAGCCGGGTTTAACGACCGGCTGGCCCGTTTGATCGAAGCGGATAAAAAGGTTTACGACCAGCGCATTTACATGGTCCGCAAAGGTGACAGTCTTTCGGGGATCGCCGAAAAGTTCGACGTCCCTTTGGCGGCCTTGCTGATCTGGAACCGCATCGGTCTGCGCGATGTCATCCATCCCGGGCAGCACCTGGTCATTTCTCCCCCGACAGACGTCTCC
This window harbors:
- a CDS encoding TRAP transporter large permease produces the protein MSPTMAGIAGLVLLFVLIFTKMPVGFLMALLGVSGFGYLVSADAALSLAAKDLLDVFGSYNLTVIPLFILMGQIAFHSGISSRLFKVAYTFIGHWPGGMAVATLGACTGFSAICGSTNATAATMAAVTLPEMKKYHYHDSLATGVVAAGGSLGILIPPSVVFIIYGIMTEQSIGELFMAGIVPGILLTVLFVLAVVIWSSLKPELAPRGPRTTLKEKMASLSGLLETLLLFAMVMGGLFFGIFTPTEAGAIGAMGTLIIAAVRRNITFRGLIQALSETTRISCMVLVIVAGATIFGHFLAITRIPFDVANWVTGFNLPASVVMALIIVVYLLGGCFIDSLALIMLTVPIFYPVIVSMGFDPMWFGVIIVLVTQIGVITPPVGVNVYVVSGVARTVPLETIFKGVIPMLVALILGVGIMIPFPQIALFLPGLMK
- a CDS encoding TRAP transporter small permease, whose amino-acid sequence is MNRIEQVVERLAAFFNGIAMIAVVAMMTLTCLDVLLRLFRHPIPGAYEVVGMLGAIFISFSLARTSVDQGHIAVDFLVQRLSRRLRYAVEALNAGICALLFSVICRQCILFARDLKASGEVSMTLQMPVHPFVYGIAAGCAMLAIVLYVNCAVWSLKAINPVTARNPECT
- a CDS encoding TRAP transporter substrate-binding protein; the protein is MNPFRLFVLSLMLSFLASLGMLSAANAAKSIHLTYSIFFPSTHGQCLAGMAWAEEIERLTGGKVKITVFPGGTLTKANQCYDGVVKGISDIGMSCFAYTRGRFLVMEALDLPLGYPDGMTATRVANTFYNQFKPNEMDDVKVLYLHAHGPGLLHTRKPVSTLADLSSLKIRSTGLSAKVVEALGGVPVAMPQGATYESLQKGVVEGTFGPIEVLKGWRQAEVIKYTTDCHNVGYTTAMFVVMNRSKWDSLDPEIQNIFDTTSRKWIDVHGKRWDQNDQEGRDYSVSLGNAVLPLSKEESHAWKEKVRPIIDDYIVAATDKGLDGRMYVEMLTKAVGGQN
- a CDS encoding sigma 54-interacting transcriptional regulator, coding for MNPSCKLNLLFQDRVGVVADISSRLADRAMNIVSMEVERKNELADIYLEVDPGSCAISSQDILETLSGLDGLQSIRAIQTLPNENRQNTFHTVLDNISDGIVSIDEHGRITTINQLARTILNCGDKDLIGRRFDAAVGTETALLQCLDGKPYTRLRRSVSTDKGKFEFFTSARPIVDSSGRIIGAVEIMKDLKAIKAMVEEVVQPEKISFDAFVGNTVSVKQVIAFARKIASTDSIVSIRGESGTGKELFARAIHTESMRSGPFIPVNCAAIPDTLLESELFGYESGAFTGAEKNGRTGLFEQASGGTLFLDEIGELPPGPQAKILRAIQEKQIRRIGGTNQIDVDARIITATNRNLEQLVEKGAFRQDLYYRINVLPIHLPPLKNRPDDIPILAEHFLFQINCKLGGALQRLSEDAIQKLVHHHWPGNVRELKNVIERAAILCDQSVIGTESILFGFELAVHPAATVDGMASSVGSGHLSRQLADLERRIIKNALASAKSIRQAAIRLGISHTALRNKIRKHGL
- a CDS encoding lytic transglycosylase domain-containing protein, which translates into the protein MHRLFILCALTLIGLPFLSAGVAAQEESEPLLSALLLETPVMLCGEPVPVEDPQVVERYEKEKLLSVGDRAQVILWLKRTGRYFPHIETVLKEKGLPDDIKYLAIVESALRVHAGSSKGAMGVWQLMPQTARKYGLTVNSRFDERRNFYRSTEAALDYLKALYERFGSWSLSLAAYNMGEEGLEAQILEQGTSDYYRLYLPLETQRFVFRLLAIKHIVEAPEKYGFHLSANDYYPPEIFSVVTVQAMGDLPVRLIAKAAQTDFKTIKDLNPELRGYYLAAGTRRFHVPENGKAGFNDRLARLIEADKKVYDQRIYMVRKGDSLSGIAEKFDVPLAALLIWNRIGLRDVIHPGQHLVISPPTDVSRPASGGADAEEKE